The Balaenoptera acutorostrata chromosome 10, mBalAcu1.1, whole genome shotgun sequence genome has a window encoding:
- the GCNT2 gene encoding N-acetyllactosaminide beta-1,6-N-acetylglucosaminyl-transferase isoform X8, with protein sequence MPSLMRYLFIVSVSCVIIFIVFYVFNFGGEQGFQRLNNSDTSMLSQVCISFINGKTPFLWRNKLMIYETSSCKEYLTQSHYITAPLSKEEAEFPLAYIMVIHHNFDTFARLFRAIYMPQNIYCVHVDEKATVEFKDAVKQLLSCFPNAFLASKMEPVVYGGISRLQADLHCIKDLAALDVPWKYAINTCGQDFPLKTNREIVQYLKGFKGKNITPGVLPPAHAVGRTKYVHREHLGKELSYVIRTTALKQPAPHNLTIYFGSAYVALSREFTNFVLHDPRALDLLQWSKDTFSPDEHFWVTLNRIPALVK encoded by the exons ATGCCTTCATTGATGCGTTAcctctttatagtttctgtcTCTTGTGTAATCATTTTTATCGTGTTCTACGTGTTCAATTTTGGGGGCGAGCAAGGCTTCCAGAGGCTAAATAACTCGGACACTTCGATGCTGAGTCAAGTTTGCATATCCTTTATCAATGGCAAAACACCTTTCCTCTGGAGAAACAAACTCATGATCTATGAGACGTCCTCTTGCAAGGAATACTTGACTCAAAGCCACTACATCACGGCGCCGTTATCTAAAGAAGAAGCTGAATTTCCTTTGGCATATATCATGGTCATCCATCACAATTTCGACACCTTTGCAAGGCTCTTCAGAGCTATTTACATGCCTCAGAATATCTACTGTGTTCACGTGGATGAGAAAGCGACAGTTGAATTTAAAGATGCAGTGAAGCAATTACTGAGCTGCTTCCCAAATGCTTTTCTGGCTTCCAAGATGGAACCCGTGGTCTATGGTGGGATTTCCAGGCTCCAGGCTGACCTGCACTGCATCAAAGATCTTGCAGCCTTGGACGTTCCGTGGAAGTACGCCATCAACACCTGTGGGCAAGATTTCCCCCTGAAAACCAACAGGGAGATAGTTCAGTATCTGAAAGGGTTTAAAGGGAAAAACATCACCCCAGGGGTTCTGCCTCCAGCTCACGCAGTTGGACGGACTAAATATGTCCACCGAGAGCACCTGGGCAAAGAGCTTTCCTATGTGATAAGAACCACAGCATTGAAACAGCCTGCTCCCCACAATCTCACCATTTACTTTGGTTCTGCCTATGTTGCCCTGTCAAGAGAGTTTACCAACTTTGTTCTCCATGACCCACGGGCTCTTGACTTGCTCCAGTGGTCCAAAGACACCTTCAGTCCGGATGAACATTTCTGGGTGACGCTCAATAGGATTCCAG CCCTGGTGAAATAG